In Streptomyces sp. NBC_01717, one DNA window encodes the following:
- the gyrB gene encoding DNA topoisomerase (ATP-hydrolyzing) subunit B, producing MLCQKGRFVADSGNPNENIPSTPGESGGVTASYDASAITVLEGLDAVRKRPGMYIGSTGERGLHHLVQEVVDNSVDEALAGHADTIDVTILADGGVRVIDNGRGIPVDIVPSEKKPAVEVVLTVLHAGGKFGGGGYAVSGGLHGVGVSVVNALSSRVSVEVRRDGYRWTQDYKLGVPTAPLARNEATEESGTTVTFWADGDIFETTEYSFETLARRFQEMAFLNKGLTINLTDERESAKATAGADVAEAVEIAEEEAARTVTYHYEGGIVDFVKYLNSRKGDVIHQSVIDIEAEDKERLLSAEIAMQWNTQYSEGVYSFANTIHTHEGGTHEEGFRAALTTLVNKYARDKKLLREKDDNLTGDDIREGLTAIISVKLGEPQFEGQTKTKLGNTEAKTFVQKVVHEHLTDWFDRNPNEAADIVRKGIAAATARVAARKARDLTRRKGLLESASLPGKLSDCQSNDPTKCEIFIVEGDSAGGSAKSGRNPMYQAILPIRGKILNVEKARVDKILQNTEVQALISAFGTGVHEDFDIEKLRYHKIILMADADVDGQHINTLLLTFLFRFLRPLVEAGHVYLSRPPLYKIKWGRDDFEYAYSDRERDALVELGKQNGKRIREDSIQRFKGLGEMNAEELRITTMDIDHRVLGQVTLDDAAQADDLFSVLMGEDVEARRSFIQRNAKDVRFLDI from the coding sequence GTGCTGTGCCAGAAAGGGCGCTTCGTGGCCGATTCCGGCAACCCCAACGAGAACATTCCGTCCACACCCGGTGAGAGCGGCGGGGTAACTGCCTCGTACGACGCCAGCGCGATCACCGTCCTCGAGGGCTTGGACGCGGTCCGCAAGCGACCTGGCATGTACATCGGCTCGACCGGTGAGCGTGGCCTGCATCACTTGGTACAGGAAGTGGTCGACAACTCGGTCGACGAGGCCCTGGCCGGGCACGCTGACACGATCGACGTCACGATCCTCGCCGACGGCGGGGTTCGTGTGATCGACAACGGTCGTGGTATCCCGGTCGACATCGTGCCGTCGGAGAAGAAGCCGGCGGTCGAGGTCGTGCTGACCGTGCTGCATGCCGGCGGTAAGTTCGGCGGCGGCGGTTATGCCGTTTCCGGTGGTCTCCACGGTGTCGGTGTCTCCGTGGTGAACGCGCTGTCGTCGCGCGTCTCCGTCGAGGTCAGGCGGGACGGCTACCGCTGGACCCAGGATTACAAGCTCGGTGTGCCGACGGCGCCGCTGGCCCGTAACGAGGCCACCGAGGAGTCGGGGACCACGGTCACCTTCTGGGCCGACGGGGACATCTTCGAGACCACCGAGTACTCCTTCGAGACTCTGGCGCGCCGTTTCCAGGAGATGGCGTTCCTCAACAAGGGTCTGACGATCAATCTCACCGACGAGCGTGAGTCGGCGAAGGCGACGGCGGGTGCGGATGTCGCGGAGGCGGTCGAGATCGCCGAGGAGGAAGCGGCCCGCACGGTCACGTACCACTACGAGGGCGGCATCGTCGACTTCGTGAAGTACCTCAACTCCCGCAAGGGCGACGTCATTCACCAGTCGGTGATCGACATCGAGGCCGAGGACAAGGAGCGACTCCTCTCGGCCGAGATCGCGATGCAGTGGAACACGCAGTACAGCGAGGGTGTGTACTCCTTCGCGAACACGATCCACACGCATGAGGGCGGTACCCACGAGGAGGGTTTCCGCGCGGCGCTGACCACGCTGGTCAACAAGTACGCGCGGGACAAGAAGCTGCTGCGTGAGAAGGACGACAACCTCACCGGTGACGACATCCGTGAGGGTCTGACGGCGATCATCTCGGTGAAGCTGGGCGAGCCGCAGTTCGAGGGTCAGACGAAGACCAAGCTGGGCAACACGGAGGCGAAGACCTTCGTCCAGAAGGTTGTCCACGAGCACCTCACGGACTGGTTCGACCGGAACCCGAACGAGGCGGCGGACATCGTCCGTAAGGGCATCGCGGCGGCCACGGCCCGCGTCGCGGCCCGCAAGGCGCGCGATTTGACGCGTCGCAAGGGTCTCCTGGAGAGCGCCTCGCTGCCGGGCAAGCTGAGCGACTGCCAGTCCAACGACCCGACGAAGTGCGAGATCTTCATCGTCGAGGGTGACTCCGCCGGTGGTTCGGCGAAGTCCGGCCGTAACCCGATGTACCAGGCCATCCTGCCGATCCGAGGCAAGATCCTGAACGTCGAGAAGGCCAGGGTCGACAAGATCCTGCAGAACACCGAGGTCCAGGCGTTGATCTCGGCCTTCGGTACCGGAGTCCACGAGGACTTCGACATCGAGAAGCTCCGCTATCACAAGATCATTTTGATGGCGGACGCCGACGTCGACGGTCAGCACATCAACACGCTGCTGCTGACGTTCCTCTTCCGCTTCCTGCGTCCGCTGGTCGAGGCCGGGCACGTCTACCTCTCCCGCCCGCCGCTCTACAAGATCAAGTGGGGTCGGGACGACTTCGAGTACGCGTATTCGGACCGCGAGCGCGACGCCCTCGTCGAGCTCGGCAAGCAGAACGGCAAGCGGATCAGGGAAGACTCGATCCAGCGCTTCAAGGGTCTCGGCGAGATGAACGCCGAGGAGCTGCGCATCACCACGATGGACATCGATCACCGGGTGCTCGGCCAGGTCACGCTGGACGACGCGGCGCAGGCCGACGACCTCTTCTCGGTGCTGATGGGTGAGGACGTCGAGGCACGGCGCTCGTTCATCCAGCGCAACGCCAAGGACGTCCGCTTCCTCGACATCTGA
- a CDS encoding DUF721 domain-containing protein: MSGSGGVAKGMGAAGGSGPQEPAPEVKQPEASGVDLARVALRAAKEQARARGAAAQQKKQARRGGGLRSGARADGRDPLPLGAAINRLITERGWETPAAVGGVMGRWPQIVGEDLANHCVPLRYDEDPEERVLTVQCDSTAWATQLRLLAPQLVARLNADLGHGTVKLIKVLGPGGPQRRYGPLRAPGSTGPGDTYG; encoded by the coding sequence ATGAGTGGCTCCGGTGGTGTGGCGAAGGGCATGGGGGCTGCCGGCGGTTCGGGCCCGCAGGAACCGGCGCCCGAGGTGAAGCAGCCGGAGGCGTCGGGGGTCGATCTGGCCCGGGTGGCGTTGCGTGCCGCGAAGGAGCAGGCGCGGGCGCGGGGTGCTGCGGCCCAGCAGAAGAAGCAGGCCAGGCGGGGCGGCGGGCTGCGTTCCGGAGCGCGGGCGGACGGTCGTGATCCGTTGCCGCTGGGTGCTGCGATCAATCGTCTGATCACCGAGCGTGGTTGGGAGACGCCTGCTGCGGTGGGCGGAGTGATGGGCCGCTGGCCGCAGATCGTCGGTGAGGATCTGGCCAATCATTGTGTGCCGCTGCGTTATGACGAGGACCCCGAGGAGCGGGTGCTCACGGTGCAGTGCGATTCGACGGCGTGGGCGACGCAGCTGCGGCTGCTGGCGCCGCAGCTGGTGGCGCGGCTCAACGCGGATCTGGGGCACGGCACAGTGAAGTTGATCAAGGTGTTGGGGCCGGGCGGTCCGCAGCGCAGGTACGGTCCGCTGCGCGCGCCGGGGAGTACCGGCCCGGGCGACACGTACGGCTGA